A single Vulcanisaeta distributa DSM 14429 DNA region contains:
- a CDS encoding NAD(P)/FAD-dependent oxidoreductase yields MIYDVAIVGGGPAGLFAAYEIVENARDVSVVLIDKGYMPRQRHCPLAKIGKCVCMPCHITHGIGGAGLFSSGIINLRPDIGGDLQELLNSWDAANLLIDYVDKVFLKFGAPQDRVFEPKGPTFEEYQRSLARVGAQLVPIRQRHIGTDGSTRVIENFASYLTEAGVKFAIGVSVEHIERSNGHFALKTRRGVIEARTVLAAPGRAGAEWFRDEARRLGIELMPNPLDVGVRVEVPKYVMDPITNLYMDPKIIMYTKSHDDKVRTFCVNPGGFVVMERYDDGTVGVNGETYVDRKSNNTNFALLTSIRLTDPMEDTIEYGKSIARLATKLGGGRPIIQRLGDLEDGRRSTWDRIRRNVIEPTMKIVTPGDIGMALPHRVLDNLLEFLHKVDNVIPGLASKYTLLYAPEIKYYSMRAVVNKFMETTVDGIFAAGDGAGLSRGINVAAATGVLAAWGILTKLGKEVRNELINRIK; encoded by the coding sequence ATGATTTACGACGTAGCCATAGTAGGCGGAGGCCCGGCGGGCCTATTTGCCGCTTACGAGATTGTTGAGAATGCGAGGGACGTGAGTGTGGTACTCATTGATAAGGGTTACATGCCTAGGCAGAGGCATTGTCCATTGGCTAAGATTGGTAAGTGCGTGTGCATGCCGTGTCATATAACCCACGGTATTGGCGGTGCTGGACTGTTCAGTAGTGGTATCATTAATTTAAGGCCTGACATTGGTGGTGACCTCCAGGAACTCCTAAATAGTTGGGACGCCGCGAACCTACTCATTGATTATGTTGACAAGGTCTTCCTGAAGTTTGGGGCTCCTCAAGACAGGGTCTTTGAACCCAAGGGACCAACCTTTGAGGAGTACCAGAGGTCACTGGCTCGGGTTGGTGCTCAACTCGTGCCCATTAGGCAGAGGCACATTGGTACTGACGGTTCCACGAGGGTCATTGAGAATTTTGCCTCATACTTAACAGAGGCTGGCGTTAAATTTGCCATTGGCGTCTCTGTTGAGCATATCGAGAGGAGTAACGGCCACTTCGCGTTAAAGACCAGGAGGGGCGTTATCGAGGCGAGGACAGTCCTCGCGGCGCCCGGTAGGGCTGGGGCTGAGTGGTTTAGGGATGAAGCGAGGAGACTAGGTATTGAGTTGATGCCCAACCCACTCGATGTTGGTGTTAGGGTTGAGGTTCCCAAATACGTCATGGACCCAATAACTAACCTCTACATGGATCCGAAGATAATCATGTACACGAAGTCTCATGATGATAAGGTCAGGACATTCTGCGTTAACCCAGGAGGTTTCGTGGTCATGGAGAGGTATGATGATGGTACAGTGGGTGTTAATGGGGAGACCTACGTGGATAGGAAGAGCAACAACACAAACTTTGCATTATTAACATCCATCAGGCTTACAGACCCGATGGAGGACACCATTGAGTACGGCAAATCAATTGCGAGACTAGCCACGAAGCTTGGCGGTGGTAGGCCAATAATACAGAGGCTTGGTGACCTTGAGGATGGTAGGAGGTCGACCTGGGATAGGATTAGGAGGAATGTCATTGAGCCAACCATGAAGATTGTGACACCGGGCGACATAGGAATGGCACTGCCGCACAGGGTACTGGACAACCTATTGGAGTTTCTCCACAAGGTGGATAACGTAATACCTGGACTCGCCTCAAAGTACACACTACTCTATGCGCCGGAAATTAAGTACTACAGCATGAGGGCTGTCGTTAATAAGTTCATGGAGACTACGGTGGATGGCATATTCGCAGCGGGAGACGGCGCTGGGCTGTCCAGGGGCATAAACGTGGCGGCGGCTACAGGCGTGCTCGCGGCATGGGGAATACTCACGAAACTCGGTAAGGAGGTCAGGAACGAATTAATAAACAGGATTAAGTAA
- a CDS encoding adenylosuccinate synthetase, producing MPLTVVVGGWFGDEGKGKVVSYLGLVDKPAICVRTGSINAGHTVNFNRKTWKLRILPSCFVNETTRLMIAPGALLKIDVLFREIEETGSRGRVWVDANAGVIEDKHVESERSNEYLMKIIGSTGQGVGAAMVDRVLRVLKTAKEFPELRDLITDVSREVNEELDRSGGVIVEGTQGTFLSLYHGTYPFVTSRDTTAAGVISEVGVSPRLVTDIVLVFKAYVTRVGAGELPGELSMDEVIARGWAERGTVTGRPRRAAPFNLDLARRAVMLNRPTQIAITKFDALFPGARGKRRWSDLPVEARRWIESISEALRVPVTLIGTGEDSMDMIDLRREVVGP from the coding sequence GTGCCGCTAACGGTTGTTGTCGGTGGATGGTTTGGTGATGAAGGTAAGGGCAAGGTGGTGTCATACCTAGGCCTTGTGGATAAACCAGCCATTTGCGTTAGGACCGGTTCCATAAATGCGGGCCACACGGTCAATTTCAACAGAAAGACTTGGAAGCTCAGGATATTACCCTCATGCTTTGTTAATGAAACCACGAGACTCATGATCGCGCCCGGCGCACTGCTTAAGATTGATGTATTGTTCAGGGAGATCGAGGAGACGGGCAGTAGGGGTAGGGTTTGGGTTGACGCTAATGCCGGCGTTATTGAGGACAAACACGTGGAGAGCGAAAGGAGTAATGAGTACTTAATGAAGATCATTGGATCAACTGGTCAGGGCGTGGGCGCAGCAATGGTTGATAGGGTGCTGAGGGTTTTGAAGACTGCCAAGGAATTCCCCGAGCTCAGGGATTTAATAACGGACGTTAGTAGGGAAGTTAATGAGGAGTTAGACAGGAGCGGTGGCGTGATTGTTGAGGGGACCCAGGGAACCTTCCTAAGCCTTTATCACGGTACATACCCATTTGTAACCTCCAGGGATACCACGGCGGCTGGTGTGATTAGTGAGGTTGGGGTTAGCCCAAGGCTCGTCACCGACATAGTCCTGGTGTTTAAGGCGTATGTAACCAGGGTTGGGGCTGGTGAATTACCTGGTGAGTTAAGTATGGATGAGGTAATTGCGAGAGGTTGGGCCGAGAGGGGTACTGTGACTGGGAGACCTAGGCGTGCAGCGCCGTTTAACCTGGACCTAGCCAGGAGGGCCGTCATGCTTAATAGGCCGACTCAAATAGCTATTACGAAGTTTGATGCGTTATTTCCAGGCGCCCGCGGTAAGAGGAGGTGGAGTGACTTACCTGTTGAGGCGAGGAGGTGGATTGAGAGTATTAGTGAGGCGTTGAGGGTCCCGGTCACGTTAATAGGTACTGGGGAGGATTCGATGGACATGATTGACCTGCGCCGTGAGGTGGTAGGGCCATGA
- the purB gene encoding adenylosuccinate lyase produces MGYISPLDDRYYEELKDYAAAVSERAFVKYRLRVEVLYLDLLVNVLGRVGLIKPLDGDERARLLSLSFDDNDYTSFKEIEDKLGHDVKAIEYLLREKLSNVGLGKIVHLVHLGLTSEDVNNLALGILIRIATYKYLMPELTMLLSTLISLMEKYADLPMLGRTHGQPATPTTLGKELAYHACRLAHWLSVIADIKLQGKVSGATGSMASFPMISRDVDWPQELNIFVRGLGFEPALITTQILPPDSLVQLLTSIGLMSQALINLAQDLWMYNMLGYIRIQGRPVGSSTMPHKVNPVDLENAEGNLKLGSSILMEISRHIQVSRLQRDLSDSTIKRNIGLGIGHVILGVRRLNTVLSSINVNEDAISRDLNEHWEVLSEAVQVRLRALGMADAYERALAIFRGSRMGMEDYKKALGELGVNDDILRGLSPDKYVGYARELAMSCVSHCKYTLEIIKSRMNYEINNLKNLGFLS; encoded by the coding sequence GTGGGCTACATATCGCCGCTGGATGATAGGTACTACGAGGAGTTGAAGGACTACGCAGCCGCTGTTTCCGAGAGGGCGTTCGTTAAGTATAGATTGAGGGTCGAGGTATTATACCTAGACTTACTGGTTAATGTATTGGGTAGGGTGGGCCTAATAAAGCCCTTGGACGGTGATGAGAGGGCTAGGCTTTTGTCATTGAGCTTTGATGATAATGACTATACGTCATTTAAGGAGATAGAAGATAAGCTCGGCCATGATGTGAAGGCAATCGAGTACCTATTAAGGGAGAAGTTAAGTAATGTGGGCCTCGGCAAAATCGTGCATTTGGTGCATCTAGGCTTGACCTCCGAGGACGTGAATAACCTAGCCCTCGGGATCCTCATCAGAATAGCCACTTATAAGTACCTAATGCCCGAGTTAACCATGTTACTAAGTACATTGATTAGCCTCATGGAGAAGTATGCAGACCTACCAATGCTTGGGAGGACCCATGGGCAACCAGCGACACCGACGACCCTCGGCAAGGAACTTGCTTACCACGCCTGCAGGCTGGCCCATTGGTTAAGCGTGATCGCGGACATCAAACTGCAGGGCAAGGTGTCGGGGGCCACTGGGTCAATGGCCAGCTTCCCAATGATTAGTAGGGACGTTGATTGGCCGCAGGAATTGAATATATTCGTTAGGGGGCTGGGTTTCGAGCCTGCACTCATCACAACACAGATACTGCCCCCTGACTCATTGGTTCAATTACTAACGTCCATTGGCCTAATGTCTCAGGCACTCATTAACCTTGCCCAGGACTTATGGATGTACAACATGCTTGGTTACATACGCATCCAGGGAAGGCCCGTAGGCTCCTCCACAATGCCCCATAAGGTCAACCCAGTGGATCTTGAGAATGCCGAGGGTAATCTGAAGCTTGGTTCTTCAATCCTCATGGAGATCAGTAGGCATATCCAGGTGAGTAGGCTTCAGAGGGATTTAAGTGATTCAACGATTAAGAGGAACATTGGGCTTGGCATCGGCCACGTGATACTTGGCGTAAGGAGGTTAAACACAGTATTGAGTAGCATCAACGTTAATGAAGATGCCATAAGTAGGGATTTGAATGAGCATTGGGAGGTCCTTAGTGAGGCTGTCCAGGTTAGGCTTAGGGCATTGGGTATGGCCGATGCCTACGAGAGGGCATTGGCAATATTCAGGGGATCTAGGATGGGGATGGAGGATTACAAGAAGGCGTTGGGAGAATTAGGCGTTAATGATGATATACTGCGTGGGCTAAGCCCGGATAAATACGTTGGTTACGCCAGGGAACTGGCTATGAGCTGCGTAAGCCATTGTAAATACACACTGGAGATAATTAAGTCCAGGATGAATTATGAGATTAATAACTTGAAAAACCTTGGGTTCTTAAGTTAG
- a CDS encoding AbrB/MazE/SpoVT family DNA-binding domain-containing protein, giving the protein MIEETKITRNYQITIPATIRKKLGLKVGDTLIVKLEGDRIILEPKRRSITEIRIRLGRKVDWRYVEETIREVIEKG; this is encoded by the coding sequence ATGATTGAGGAAACGAAAATAACCAGGAATTACCAAATAACAATACCAGCAACCATTAGGAAAAAGCTTGGGTTGAAAGTTGGGGATACACTCATAGTTAAACTTGAGGGTGACCGAATAATCCTTGAACCAAAGAGACGGAGTATCACGGAGATAAGGATTAGGCTGGGTAGAAAAGTTGATTGGAGATATGTTGAGGAGACCATAAGAGAGGTAATCGAGAAGGGGTAG
- a CDS encoding PIN domain-containing protein, which yields MSFVVDTNVIIDVILEDDVNHDRAVNTWNSLNEAYVPIISLIEYL from the coding sequence ATGAGTTTTGTGGTTGATACAAACGTAATCATCGACGTAATTTTAGAGGATGATGTAAATCACGATAGGGCGGTGAATACCTGGAACTCCTTGAATGAAGCTTACGTACCAATAATCTCACTTATAGAGTACTTATAG
- a CDS encoding acetoacetate decarboxylase family protein: MSKDRIKGKLPIKSLWSMPGNTPLFAKLPQYFPDAEVLQVFFEADPEGAAEVVPEDLEVPVPTEAIITFFKFPFSTLGPYNEFAVDIKVLLDGQEKYYTAYNYVNSDVGLAAGREIWGVPKKFAVLDIKRSFDLVYGFLERPEGLRLVTAVIRPEEPARIEPLPITRLALKVIPPAGDGAEPLIQLVDRYRHRLTPKSVWTGPCTLMFNNKSDIDPLYRLGPRRIIKCVYGTFDYVLDFGKVVKDYGRH; this comes from the coding sequence ATGAGCAAGGACAGAATAAAGGGTAAACTTCCCATTAAGAGTCTTTGGTCAATGCCAGGTAATACACCCCTCTTCGCAAAGCTGCCTCAGTACTTCCCCGACGCCGAGGTTTTGCAAGTATTCTTCGAGGCTGATCCAGAGGGTGCAGCTGAGGTTGTTCCTGAGGATCTTGAAGTCCCAGTACCCACTGAGGCTATAATCACGTTTTTTAAATTCCCATTTAGCACCCTTGGGCCATATAATGAGTTTGCGGTTGACATTAAGGTGCTGCTTGATGGTCAGGAGAAGTACTATACGGCTTATAACTATGTTAATAGCGACGTCGGCTTAGCCGCGGGTAGGGAAATCTGGGGTGTGCCTAAGAAGTTTGCGGTCCTCGATATCAAGAGGAGCTTTGACTTGGTCTATGGATTTCTCGAGAGACCTGAGGGCTTAAGGCTAGTCACTGCCGTTATTAGGCCTGAGGAACCTGCAAGGATTGAGCCGTTACCGATCACTAGGCTTGCCCTTAAGGTTATTCCACCGGCTGGTGATGGTGCTGAGCCGCTTATTCAACTGGTTGATAGGTATAGGCATAGGTTAACTCCGAAGAGCGTTTGGACCGGTCCCTGCACCTTAATGTTTAATAATAAGAGTGATATTGACCCACTCTATAGGTTAGGGCCGAGGAGGATCATTAAGTGTGTTTATGGGACTTTCGACTATGTACTTGATTTCGGCAAGGTCGTTAAGGACTACGGCAGGCATTAA
- a CDS encoding (Fe-S)-binding protein, producing the protein MSLDWFRTLRDVVVGSLKDSWLPFPVDKSICTKWREGLSFDSDSNTILYTSCLYQLAPVIERAVAELERFGVTKGGALARLTAIGARVLGRALLRPSDEELNRANRVVRSIYGALKALGVRFRVLDNEPYSGALLYELGFVDEFADYARSVYKVFRDNNVSEVITIDPHTQYTLERLYPRYVPEFNIKVKSYLDYLDPGKVKVRLSEFTIHDSCLYARYLNKYDLIRGLLRGKANVKEDPVITGRDTSHCCGGPIESTYPEIAGKVASNRVRELTRLSRNIVVQCPICYVNLRRGIKLSGVEANLYDIAEVIEVSG; encoded by the coding sequence GTGTCCCTTGATTGGTTTAGGACCTTGAGAGATGTTGTTGTGGGTAGTCTTAAGGATTCGTGGCTCCCGTTTCCCGTTGATAAGTCGATTTGCACTAAGTGGAGGGAGGGCTTGTCCTTTGATAGTGATAGTAATACCATACTTTACACCTCATGCCTCTACCAACTGGCCCCAGTCATTGAGAGGGCTGTGGCTGAGCTTGAGAGGTTTGGCGTCACCAAGGGCGGCGCGTTGGCTAGGTTGACGGCCATTGGCGCGAGGGTCCTTGGTAGGGCATTGCTGAGGCCCAGTGATGAGGAGCTTAATAGGGCTAATAGGGTCGTTAGGAGCATCTATGGCGCGCTCAAGGCCTTAGGTGTTAGGTTCAGGGTCCTTGATAATGAGCCGTATAGCGGCGCGCTGCTTTACGAGCTTGGCTTTGTTGATGAGTTCGCGGATTACGCGAGAAGTGTTTACAAGGTCTTTAGGGACAATAACGTGAGTGAGGTAATAACCATCGACCCACACACCCAGTACACACTCGAGAGGCTTTACCCTAGGTACGTGCCTGAATTTAACATTAAGGTTAAGAGTTACCTGGACTACCTCGACCCAGGCAAGGTAAAGGTTAGGCTTAGTGAGTTCACTATTCATGACTCATGCCTATACGCCAGGTACCTGAACAAGTATGACCTGATTAGGGGTTTGCTTAGGGGTAAGGCCAATGTTAAGGAGGACCCGGTAATAACGGGTAGGGATACCTCACACTGCTGTGGTGGGCCCATTGAGTCCACATACCCAGAAATCGCCGGTAAGGTCGCGAGCAATAGGGTTAGGGAGCTGACTAGGTTGTCCAGGAACATAGTTGTCCAATGCCCAATATGCTACGTAAACCTGAGGAGAGGCATCAAGCTCAGTGGTGTTGAGGCTAATCTATACGACATTGCCGAAGTCATTGAGGTGAGTGGGTGA
- a CDS encoding (Fe-S)-binding protein — protein MMSLREIYEEVRKCQFCGFCELPCPTFNALRSRAYGPRGRINLIKTLIENGFGQDKNAEMGVDVINSIMTCLHCAACDTQCPAGIKIADTIHSFKAIILKTMLK, from the coding sequence ATGATGAGTTTAAGGGAGATTTACGAGGAGGTCAGGAAGTGCCAGTTCTGCGGATTCTGTGAGCTCCCATGCCCAACCTTCAACGCACTACGTAGTAGGGCCTATGGACCCAGGGGCAGAATAAATCTAATCAAAACCTTAATTGAAAATGGTTTTGGTCAGGATAAGAACGCGGAGATGGGCGTTGACGTTATTAATTCAATAATGACCTGCCTACACTGTGCCGCCTGTGATACGCAGTGCCCAGCGGGCATTAAGATCGCAGATACAATACATAGTTTCAAGGCAATTATCCTGAAAACAATGCTTAAGTAA
- a CDS encoding FAD-binding oxidoreductase, with product MSQNKGDVIKELETVFRDRLFTEPHILALYSHDASSEVGVKPMAVVQPVSVDEVVRVVKLAIDYGFKIVPVGSSTSLSGNATPKLENTVIVSLERMNSIIEVSDIDWYARVQPGIKVDELNLELMGYGLQWPVDPASSKTATVGGVISNGGGGMRGAKYGPASHWVLGLEAVIGTGDVIRVGCRTVKCREGYNLVQVFIGSEGTLGIVTEATLRLTPLPESFVGVMARFGNAESLVDAVIRVRRDKLWPMVTEFIDDITAQILNLEPGYYLWIGVDTYTGSEQQILSKLSADISSSGGEIISKASTWQEFSKILEPRRMLYSATLKAAFNDYGTDVFVAFEDVAVPMSKLPEAVREIQSLGKKYNVKMNLGGHIGDGNLHPSVWARRSDRDEMDRVLRFFEDVGKLAIRLSGTVSAEHGIGTQKRGLLREAISSRNGGNSDMVIGLMKGIKRIFDPHGIFNPGKIFD from the coding sequence ATGTCCCAGAATAAGGGTGATGTGATTAAGGAGCTTGAGACCGTGTTTAGGGATAGGTTGTTCACGGAACCGCACATACTCGCCCTGTACAGTCATGATGCGTCTTCCGAGGTTGGTGTTAAGCCAATGGCCGTTGTTCAGCCGGTGAGTGTTGATGAGGTTGTTAGGGTCGTTAAGCTCGCCATTGACTATGGCTTTAAGATCGTACCCGTCGGTTCATCAACAAGCCTATCTGGCAATGCCACGCCTAAGCTTGAGAATACGGTGATTGTTTCCCTGGAGAGGATGAACTCAATAATTGAGGTCTCGGACATTGATTGGTACGCGAGGGTTCAACCGGGCATTAAGGTTGATGAGTTGAACCTGGAATTAATGGGTTACGGCCTTCAGTGGCCCGTGGATCCAGCATCATCTAAGACCGCCACGGTTGGTGGTGTAATTAGTAATGGCGGTGGTGGTATGCGTGGTGCTAAGTATGGACCTGCCTCACACTGGGTCCTCGGTCTTGAGGCGGTTATTGGAACTGGCGATGTCATTAGGGTTGGCTGTAGGACTGTTAAGTGTAGGGAGGGTTACAACCTGGTCCAGGTCTTCATTGGCTCCGAGGGGACCCTGGGCATAGTCACTGAGGCAACACTTAGGTTGACACCGCTGCCGGAGTCCTTCGTGGGGGTGATGGCTAGGTTTGGAAATGCTGAGTCCCTGGTCGATGCAGTGATTAGGGTCAGGAGGGATAAGCTGTGGCCTATGGTTACGGAATTCATCGATGACATAACAGCCCAAATACTCAACCTTGAGCCCGGTTACTACCTGTGGATTGGGGTTGATACGTATACAGGTAGTGAACAGCAAATACTGTCTAAGCTAAGCGCTGACATATCATCGAGTGGCGGTGAGATAATTAGTAAGGCGTCCACGTGGCAGGAATTCTCAAAGATACTGGAGCCAAGGAGGATGCTCTACTCAGCAACGCTTAAGGCCGCATTTAATGATTATGGGACAGACGTGTTCGTAGCCTTCGAAGACGTCGCAGTGCCGATGAGCAAATTACCTGAGGCCGTCAGAGAAATACAATCATTGGGTAAGAAATACAATGTTAAGATGAACCTCGGCGGGCACATTGGGGATGGAAACCTACACCCATCCGTTTGGGCTAGGCGCTCTGATAGGGATGAGATGGATAGAGTCCTAAGGTTCTTCGAGGATGTTGGTAAACTAGCCATAAGGCTCAGTGGCACGGTTAGCGCAGAGCATGGTATTGGGACCCAGAAGAGGGGCTTGTTGAGGGAGGCAATTAGCAGTAGGAATGGTGGTAATAGTGATATGGTTATTGGGCTAATGAAGGGTATTAAGAGGATATTTGACCCACACGGAATATTCAATCCAGGAAAAATCTTCGATTAA
- a CDS encoding AbrB/MazE/SpoVT family DNA-binding domain-containing protein, protein MVNVVVRVTVRRKLERFNVTTLPFVVRVYINNQVLLPASLVRALGITHLRFADVELEYKGFVIELKGVKLLRTRHTDSRQFTIPRSVRELYGIGPGDVVKILTIRPSNVSSD, encoded by the coding sequence GTGGTAAACGTGGTTGTTAGGGTGACTGTACGTAGGAAGTTGGAGAGGTTTAACGTGACGACACTTCCCTTCGTGGTTAGGGTGTACATAAATAACCAAGTCCTATTACCGGCGAGCCTAGTCAGGGCGCTGGGTATCACTCATTTAAGATTTGCTGATGTTGAGCTTGAGTATAAGGGCTTCGTGATTGAGTTAAAAGGCGTTAAGTTGTTGAGGACTAGGCACACGGATTCCAGGCAATTCACAATACCGAGGAGTGTTAGGGAGTTGTATGGCATTGGTCCTGGCGACGTCGTTAAGATACTGACCATAAGGCCTTCTAACGTCAGTAGTGATTGA
- a CDS encoding CBS domain-containing protein codes for MRAIDLVKRRPLVITEDRPFIEAVDLMAKENTGSVVVVEDLNSMKLRGIITERDVIRALANRLPLDTPVGKVGTMGPRVVRARVDDSVGTVASLMVNYRVRHVIVVDDEDRVVGVISIRDLLGDLDAVREIARLDRYPKVRE; via the coding sequence ATGAGAGCGATCGACCTCGTTAAAAGGAGGCCCCTTGTCATTACTGAGGATAGGCCGTTTATTGAGGCTGTGGATTTAATGGCTAAGGAGAATACTGGTTCTGTGGTTGTGGTTGAGGACTTGAATAGTATGAAGTTGCGTGGTATAATAACTGAGCGTGATGTGATTAGGGCCTTGGCTAATAGGCTTCCGCTTGATACTCCTGTTGGTAAGGTTGGGACTATGGGTCCTAGGGTTGTTAGGGCTAGGGTTGATGATTCCGTGGGGACCGTGGCCTCCCTAATGGTTAATTATAGGGTTAGGCACGTTATTGTGGTTGATGATGAGGATAGGGTTGTGGGTGTTATTTCAATTAGGGACTTGCTGGGTGACTTGGATGCCGTTAGGGAGATTGCGAGGCTTGATAGGTATCCGAAGGTTAGAGAGTGA
- a CDS encoding B12-binding domain-containing radical SAM protein, with protein MKKGFYLLQVCGRSVSFGGYPIVLTGEIATMSDTHGSSVVGFASAIPENYFRDWVARRFFRVKSDKDGRVLRAPYGLAKVEAALLAHGYTRNDVIVADPYKLDKVIGPNTRIVGIYVMDPLGLSFGSGILYWILKLADLPYRGLPYIAKSFLQVINHPAIKRHRSHLKIVVGGPAGWQIVDTGRQDELGIDVVYEGEFEEDGPQLFDKIMKGEPVPSRVVAHRPVPIDMVPTIVTPSIGGMVEVTRGCGRGCQFCTPTLSGMIRSFPFEGHIDREIKLNIEVGGFKEITLHSDEFFRYGAKGIEPNPDKVLDLTIKAYKLVKSYGDDYEITTDFTTAAVVKYAPKMVKEVSEYMNEGGTWHFIEMGIETGSPRLLRLLMAGKALPYKPEQYPDVVEEAIGILNDNYWVVVGTMILNLPGETDDDVIKSLELLDRLKRLRVLTFPLPFIPMGALRRRDFTVLDKILDDPLRREFILKALIKSFEEAKAFSDLITRKVENFIVKRLIKYIAVGSFNLVLKRYKEKLGSLIEQYGEFRERIKEEVSKAVITIKMNKDSDEQLSDDSQA; from the coding sequence TGTCATTCGGTGGATATCCAATCGTTTTAACGGGCGAAATCGCGACAATGAGCGATACACACGGTTCATCCGTGGTCGGATTTGCAAGTGCAATACCGGAGAACTACTTCAGGGATTGGGTTGCCCGCAGATTCTTCAGGGTTAAGAGTGATAAAGATGGTAGGGTTTTAAGAGCCCCCTATGGCTTGGCTAAGGTTGAGGCTGCGTTACTTGCCCATGGTTACACGAGAAATGACGTAATAGTTGCCGATCCATATAAGCTCGATAAGGTAATTGGGCCCAATACACGAATTGTGGGTATATACGTAATGGACCCATTAGGACTGAGCTTTGGTTCAGGGATTCTGTATTGGATATTGAAGCTAGCTGACTTACCGTATAGGGGCTTACCATACATAGCCAAGTCATTCCTACAAGTCATTAATCACCCAGCAATTAAGAGACATAGGAGCCATCTCAAGATTGTTGTTGGAGGCCCCGCTGGTTGGCAGATCGTGGATACCGGTAGGCAGGATGAGCTTGGCATTGACGTTGTTTATGAGGGCGAGTTTGAGGAGGATGGCCCGCAATTATTTGATAAGATAATGAAGGGTGAACCGGTGCCGAGTAGGGTGGTAGCCCATAGGCCAGTGCCGATAGATATGGTCCCAACCATAGTCACGCCCTCAATTGGCGGTATGGTTGAGGTCACGAGGGGCTGCGGCAGGGGTTGTCAATTCTGCACGCCAACGCTTAGCGGAATGATTAGGTCATTCCCATTCGAGGGGCACATCGATAGGGAGATAAAGTTGAATATTGAGGTTGGTGGTTTTAAGGAAATAACACTCCATAGTGATGAGTTCTTTAGGTATGGTGCGAAGGGCATTGAGCCAAACCCTGACAAGGTCCTAGACCTAACAATTAAGGCGTATAAACTCGTTAAGTCTTACGGGGACGATTACGAAATAACCACAGACTTCACAACGGCAGCCGTTGTGAAGTACGCTCCTAAGATGGTTAAGGAGGTCTCTGAGTACATGAATGAAGGCGGTACCTGGCACTTCATTGAAATGGGTATTGAGACTGGCTCGCCCAGATTATTAAGGCTGTTAATGGCGGGTAAGGCATTGCCGTATAAGCCTGAGCAGTACCCCGACGTTGTTGAGGAGGCCATTGGAATACTCAACGATAATTACTGGGTTGTTGTTGGTACAATGATCCTCAACCTGCCGGGCGAAACTGATGATGATGTTATAAAGAGCCTTGAATTACTCGACAGGTTGAAGAGGCTTAGGGTGCTCACGTTCCCACTACCCTTCATACCAATGGGTGCACTTAGGAGGAGGGACTTCACGGTGCTGGATAAGATACTCGATGACCCACTGAGGCGTGAGTTTATTCTTAAGGCTTTGATAAAGTCCTTCGAGGAGGCCAAGGCCTTTAGTGACTTAATAACTAGGAAGGTTGAGAACTTCATTGTTAAGAGGCTTATTAAGTACATAGCCGTTGGCAGCTTCAACCTAGTGCTTAAGAGGTACAAGGAGAAGTTGGGCTCTTTAATTGAGCAGTACGGAGAGTTCAGGGAGAGGATTAAGGAGGAGGTAAGTAAGGCCGTAATAACCATTAAGATGAATAAGGACTCCGATGAGCAGTTAAGTGACGATTCACAGGCGTGA